The segment GGGCCTGGCCGAGAGTGCCGCCAACATCCTCAAGATATTCTCCGGCTGGTGGTCCGACCAGGCCGGCAAACGAAGGCCGTTCGTGATCGGGGGGTATTCCCTATCGGCCTTTTCCAAGCCCCTGCTGGCCTTTGCCCAGTTCCTGGGCTGGCCCTTCGTTTTGGCCATGCGCATTTTGGACCGCACCGGAAAGGGATTACGGACCTCGGCCCGGGACGCCCTGATCGCCGATTACACCCCGGAATCGCAGAGGGGCAAGGCCTTTGGCCTGCACCGGGCCATGGATTCCCTGGGGGCGGTGCTGGGACCGCTGGCCGCGTTGTTCTTCATGAGCAAAATGAACTCCTCCGATCCGGCCGCCCAGGCCCTGTCGTACCGCCAGGTCTTTCTCTGGGCCTTTGTCCCCGCCGTGCTGGGGGTGATAGTTTTGTTCCTGGTAAAGGAGAAACCTTTCACCGCCCGGTATAAAAAGCCCCGTTTCGGATGGAAGTCGTTCAACCGGGATTTCAAGATCTTCATCTTCATAAACCTGATCTTTGCCATCGGCAATTCGTCGGACGTCTTTCTGATCATCAGGGCCAAGGACCTTTTTGCCGGGACATCAAACGCCGTGGTGACGGTCATCCTGGCTT is part of the bacterium genome and harbors:
- a CDS encoding MFS transporter — its product is MANADKPRLSPNVIRLGWVSLLTDISSEMLYPIVPIFITSVLGAPMAALGLIEGLAESAANILKIFSGWWSDQAGKRRPFVIGGYSLSAFSKPLLAFAQFLGWPFVLAMRILDRTGKGLRTSARDALIADYTPESQRGKAFGLHRAMDSLGAVLGPLAALFFMSKMNSSDPAAQALSYRQVFLWAFVPAVLGVIVLFLVKEKPFTARYKKPRFGWKSFNRDFKIFIFINLIFAIGNSSDVFLIIRAKDLFAGTSNAVVTVILAYVLYNLTYSLGSYPAGMLADRFGARKVYTFGLLLFSLVYLGFAFNHHPSLVWVLFAVYGFYTAFTDGVGKAYASKLVQEDLRATGMGVYHMSNGLAAFAASAAAGLLWQSFGFKAAFVYGAAMSLLAVMLFVLLVKGNRSGASQR